TGAGATGTGCGATCCCGTGTTTTCTCCAACCTTTTCATCATGACTGGACGCACACAAGCCAACAGGTGTTCCCGTCAGCACGTCATCGGATTTCCTCAAAGTAATTCCCCAACGCCGCTCAGCACGTGGCCAATAGACCGAACCAAGCTGTCGGTTGCGAAGTCTTGGATCAGCATCACCAGGTCCAACCAGATTACCAACCATTAGAAAGCGAAGAATGGTTGCGTTCATTCTGTGGGGCGATGCAAAATATTGGTTGTAAACCCGCCCGATCGGAATTATTCTTCGCGATGACGCTGTAAATCCCGAAGGTGCTGGGCAATGCAACGTCGTTGTGAGCATGTACATCAGCCTCATGTTGGGAGATATAAGAGATGTGGCAGACGGTTGTCTTGACGACCCGATGACTGGCTTTTATTCGCAGACCTATCTTTTCAACAAGTGACGGTCTTGGTAACACCATGCACGCCAGTCATCTTGGGGTCCTCCTCTCGGGACTTCTTGTCTCAGCCAAGAGCGCCTCAGCTTCATCGATCCTATTCTCCGGAGGCACAATCATTGCCTTTGACCGTGCAACAAACTCTCTCGATGTCATCCGCGATGGCTCTGTCTTGGTAACCGACGACCGCATCACCAGCGTCTTTGCTGGGTCAATTCCACCCTCTTCGGTCTCCATCCCGTCAGACGTGGAAGAGGTAGACATCACAAACAAAATCCTCACTCCCGGCTTCATCGACACCCACCGTCACGGCTGGCAAACAGCCTACAAAACCCTCGGCAGCAACACCTCCCTCGTTGATTACTTCAACCGCTTCGGCGAGTTCCCCACCGCAGCCAACTACCCCTTCACCCCAGAAGAAATTTACTACAGCCAACTCGCCGGCCTGTACGAAGCCCTCAACGCAGGCgtgaccaccaccctcgaccaCGCCCACGGCACCTTTTCCAAcgccacctcctcagccagcTTCCAAGCCTCCATCGACAGCGGCGCTCGCGTCTTTTGGGCCTACGCTTTCCACGAACTAGAAAACTACCCCCTCTCTGAACAATTCGCCCACTACCGCTCCATTTTCACCGAAGCCCCCCACCTTaacaccccaaccaccctcGGGATAGCGTACGACGGCTTCGgtcccaacccaaaccaagAAATaatctccaccatcatctccctcacccacGAAACCAACGCCTCTGTCTTGACAACACACTCCGTCCAGGGACCATATGGAATCACAAACTCCCCTGAGGACTTCGCCGCCCAGTCTTTattcacctccctccccccaaccacaccgATCGTCTTCTCCCACGCATCATTCCTCTCCGCCGTCGGtgcccagctcctccgcaCATACAATCACACCATCAGCATAACACCCGAGTCGGAGATGCACTACGGACATACCCACCCCACCTCCCATCTAATCCTCGACCGTGCCTCGATCGGGGTGGACACGCATTTCACTTTCTCGACCGATATCCTAACCCAAACACGCATGTGGCTGCAATCTGTCCGACGGCTCCTCTACGCAGAAGTACTAAACCGTTGGCAGGTGCCAGTTAACAACCCCATGTCTGCGAACCAGGCTTTTTTACTTGCCACGCGGAACGGGGGGCTGTCGCTGAGAAGAGAGGATCTGGGGATTATTGCCCCTGGGGCGAAGGCTGATTTGGTGATTTGGGATGGAGGGACGGGGCCGAATAtgtgggggtggagggacCCGgttgcggcggtggtgttgcaTGGGAATattggggatgtggagggggtggtggtggatgggaggtggaagaagaggggtggGAAGTTGACGGATGAGAGGTTTGAGGACGTGAAAATGAAGTTTGCGGAGGTTGCGAGACGGGTGCAGGATAGGGTTGTTGaggcgggggttgggttgccgggggagggggagaggtttgtgGTTAGTGGGCTGGAGTTTGGGAATAGTACCGTGGTTGATGtgcaggttggggagggggatgggtatggggggttgtttttgtgaAGTTGTTGTAATCATCACTTGGACTGGTCTCGATCCAACAGGCGTCAGGTGTTCAGGGGCAAAATCCATCTGATCTGGAAGCAGCACAGAGAAGGCAGTGATTATATGTTGCTGTCCATGCTAGCAACTTCATTCGGATATATGAGCTATCACGTCTGAATCACTTCCAAATTATCCGCCTGGTCAAACAGAACGGGACGGTTGGAGCAGGGAAAGCCGCTGCCGTGTCGGTGGTGCCATGGTAATAGAGATATGGGTGCGGAGAAGCGGGGATGACTGAATTCCTGCTCGGGACATAATTCAAGATCCCGAAATTCCAGAAGACCTTTGTTATCAACAGGCCTGCCTATCTAGGTGGTAGAAACTTAAAGCAAAGTCAAGTTATCAAGTCAAAGACAGCAGCCACAGATTCTTGCACTAGATCTATCTTCGCCATTGACCCACAATGGCCCTTGATAAAGTAATAGTCGTCGGTGCCGGCCCCTCCGGCCTCCTCTtgaccctcctcctctcccgggCCTCCATCCCCGTCGAGCTCATCGAACAGACCGAAGGCctcgacaccaacccccgcGCCAGCCACTACAGCCCCGAGTCCTGCCGCGAATTCGACCGTGCTGGTATCCTCGACGATGTCCGAGAAGCAGGATTCATCCCTGACGGAGTATCATGGCGAAGACTGGAAGGCGAGGACAAGAGTCGACTCATCAAAATCACCAACCCGGCCCTCAAACCCGGGGATGACCCAGAATCAGCCGCCTTCAGACATCGCATGGTCTGCCTTCCGTTGCACAAACTGGGGAAAATATTGGAGACACATGTGAAGAGTCAAGGCACAGCTGAGATCAAGTATGGTCGGAAGGTTGTCGAGATTGGCGAGGATGCTGACAAAGGCAAGGCTTGGGTCAAGGTTGAAAAGGCCGATGGAAGCACCGAGATACGCGAGGCAGATTACGTTGTTGGCTGTGATGGCGCGAATAGCATCATTCGGCGGAAATTGTTTGGTGACTCGGTGTATCCAGGGTATACCTGGGACAAGCAGATTGTTGCGACAAACATCTATTATGATGGGTTCAAAGACGTTGACTTTGATGACAGTCAGTTCTTTGTGCATCCTGAACATTGGTGAGTCATCAACTTTCTTGATATCGAGCGTTGCCGTCAACTGGTTCTGATATGACTCTAGGCACATGGTTGCAAGGATACAGCCTGATGGGCTTTACCGCGTAACTTATGGCGAGATCGGTGGACTCACCTATGACCAACTCAAGGAGAGACAACCAGCCAAATTTCAAGCAATCTTACCCGGCAATCCAACCCCTGAGAAATATCAGCTTGTCAACTTCAGTCCGTACAAAGTCCATCAGCGATGTGTTGACAGGATGAGAGTTGGACGCTTCTTGCTTGCGGCTGACGCAGCCCATCTTTGCAATCCATTGTAAGTCATTATTCGGCCACAGGTCCTAGCAGAAGACCCGTTGCTGACTGCAAACCAGTGGAGGCATGGGTTTGACTGGAGGCATCGCAGATGTTGGCAGTTTGTATGACTCCCTTCGCGGCATTGACAACAAGAAGGCAGAGGACTCTATTCTCGACAAATACGATGAAGTAAGACGGAGGATCTGGCACGAAGTCATTAATCCTATTTCTACGGAAAACATGCAACGTCTCTTCCAGTACCAAAACGCGAATGAGTTTGTCGACAAGGATCCGTTGTACaagctggtgagggagatgcaGAATCCCgacaagaagcttgagaGGGGCGGCCCTCCAAATGCAAGTGTCACTGTTTCCCAGCGGTTGTTGTGGTCATGAGTCGCTGACATGGTCGAAACAGCCCGGACTGCCACCACTGACGTACGACATGACACAACATTATGTTGCATAATCCCGTTGTTACTGTCGACTGAGACTTTCTCAGCCACTTACGAGTTGCTGGAATTGGGGTTTCAATGTCTTGAAAACTCCCCCGAAAGACCCGCTTCTGGAATGCAAATGCCTTTTAGCCGGACGGAGGGAATCCCAGAAAGCTGGTAAATACTAGCCACCGTTCTGGGAAGGTCGGAGGTTAAAGCTATGCCAAGTCTTGACGGCTGGTTGCATAGCAATGGGTGAATCCTGATATGTAACTGTACCGGGTAACGTTGAGTGGAATGCGGGGAATATCAGAGACATCGTGACGATCTCAATCTCCATATCTGAATGTAGGATCCCGATTTTACCTTCACGTGCATGTCAGGcatggatgggatgatgacATGACTTTTGATCTTTTGCTCCTCCGCTCATCTCTTCGGTGTTGATCCCAAAACATCCCGAAGTGTCAGCTTGCGGCACAAACACCCACCATGCGCCTCCAACCGTTAACCATTGGCGTTTCTGCTGCCGCGAACTTGCATTCGGTCGCGGCCGACCCGTTGGTATTCCTGAATGGCCAGGTCACGGCCATCCCATCGTGGGACCTCCAGTCATCAGCAGAGATCGGTACAGACCTTGCGGCTCTGTCGAAAACAGGGGTCGACACCTCATCATGgcaccacatcaccacatcgAAGTGCACTCTAATGGGCTGCCTGATCAACGCCGGGGTTTACAGTGAGGATGATCTGTTCTACTCAGAAAACAtgaagagggtggatgaCAGGCAGTTCTCAGTCCCATGGACGTACCGACAGGAATATTCGCTCGAACCTGGCCCTGGGAAGcacttcttcctcaagaCGCATGGAATAACTTCACGAGCCGACATCTTCTTGAACGGAAAGCAAGTCGCGTCAAAAGATCAGCAAGCCGGTTCGTTTGCTGGCAAGAACTATGACATCACCAAGCTAGTCGCTAAACAGAATGCTCTTGCTATTCAGGTGCACCCTACAAGCTACTACCACGATTTTGCTCttgggtgggtggattgGAACCCATGGCCGGCCGACAACGGGACCGGCGTGTGGAGAGAC
The sequence above is a segment of the Podospora pseudoanserina strain CBS 124.78 chromosome 5, whole genome shotgun sequence genome. Coding sequences within it:
- a CDS encoding hypothetical protein (EggNog:ENOG503NXIG; COG:S), with the protein product MALDKVIVVGAGPSGLLLTLLLSRASIPVELIEQTEGLDTNPRASHYSPESCREFDRAGILDDVREAGFIPDGVSWRRLEGEDKSRLIKITNPALKPGDDPESAAFRHRMVCLPLHKLGKILETHVKSQGTAEIKYGRKVVEIGEDADKGKAWVKVEKADGSTEIREADYVVGCDGANSIIRRKLFGDSVYPGYTWDKQIVATNIYYDGFKDVDFDDSQFFVHPEHWHMVARIQPDGLYRVTYGEIGGLTYDQLKERQPAKFQAILPGNPTPEKYQLVNFSPYKVHQRCVDRMRVGRFLLAADAAHLCNPFGGMGLTGGIADVGSLYDSLRGIDNKKAEDSILDKYDEVRRRIWHEVINPISTENMQRLFQYQNANEFVDKDPLYKLVREMQNPDKKLERGGPPNASVTVSQRLLWS
- a CDS encoding hypothetical protein (EggNog:ENOG503Q3Z7; COG:G), which encodes MHASHLGVLLSGLLVSAKSASASSILFSGGTIIAFDRATNSLDVIRDGSVLVTDDRITSVFAGSIPPSSVSIPSDVEEVDITNKILTPGFIDTHRHGWQTAYKTLGSNTSLVDYFNRFGEFPTAANYPFTPEEIYYSQLAGLYEALNAGVTTTLDHAHGTFSNATSSASFQASIDSGARVFWAYAFHELENYPLSEQFAHYRSIFTEAPHLNTPTTLGIAYDGFGPNPNQEIISTIISLTHETNASVLTTHSVQGPYGITNSPEDFAAQSLFTSLPPTTPIVFSHASFLSAVGAQLLRTYNHTISITPESEMHYGHTHPTSHLILDRASIGVDTHFTFSTDILTQTRMWLQSVRRLLYAEVLNRWQVPVNNPMSANQAFLLATRNGGLSLRREDLGIIAPGAKADLVIWDGGTGPNMWGWRDPVAAVVLHGNIGDVEGVVVDGRWKKRGGKLTDERFEDVKMKFAEVARRVQDRVVEAGVGLPGEGERFVVSGLEFGNSTVVDVQVGEGDGYGGLFL